In Carboxydothermus pertinax, a single genomic region encodes these proteins:
- a CDS encoding tetratricopeptide repeat protein — protein MSILQLRAKKRQQKIILWTIALFLGFGLVASSVAWTIGNNTGTTSTQTNQGIDPAIALEAEVLANPADVNKMYQLAITLFDKGTPEGYLKSAYYLGKILELNSTNVPVMVDRAIALFYIGQVDDAIKQVQEALKIDPNHPKAHFNYGIFLGYGKQNYKEGIAELQKAIALSDPTSPDVQNAKQIISDFEKSLNSGSGKK, from the coding sequence ATGAGTATTTTACAATTAAGAGCAAAAAAGCGGCAACAAAAAATAATTTTATGGACAATTGCTTTATTTTTGGGGTTTGGCTTGGTGGCATCATCGGTTGCCTGGACTATTGGCAACAATACCGGAACCACATCAACCCAAACCAATCAAGGAATTGACCCGGCAATTGCTTTAGAGGCGGAAGTACTGGCAAATCCTGCAGATGTAAATAAGATGTATCAGCTAGCTATTACTTTATTTGATAAAGGCACACCGGAAGGATACTTAAAATCTGCCTATTATTTAGGCAAAATTTTAGAGCTAAACAGCACTAATGTTCCGGTGATGGTTGACCGGGCAATTGCCCTTTTTTATATCGGTCAGGTGGATGATGCCATAAAACAGGTTCAAGAGGCGTTAAAAATTGACCCCAATCACCCTAAAGCTCATTTTAATTACGGGATCTTCCTGGGGTACGGTAAGCAAAATTATAAAGAAGGAATTGCCGAACTCCAAAAAGCAATAGCTTTATCTGACCCTACATCTCCTGATGTGCAAAACGCAAAACAAATAATTAGTGATTTTGAAAAAAGCTTAAATAGTGGTAGCGGTAAAAAATAA
- a CDS encoding basic secretory protein-like protein — MRALLFARRKGLIFIFLAAFLFLGQISFKEWLTLKQEVFLLGYRFTQAKIYLYQDITVVSKKPIPQSYLIKVNNLFQKEKKYFSYEGKERVVIIFQKKQSLGGLFSPPSEGYYWGGVVYLSEDLESKALAHEMAHFLLDLKTGGKLSRYLHEGLAQWIEVNLGLPPAFLGDEKKVFISILELEKNLDDAENQYAAYRQSYYFIKFLEKKKGREGIDKFLEEVKRSGKDKAFIKVYGEREKDLFKNFIIWYKLNMPF, encoded by the coding sequence ATGCGGGCTTTATTATTTGCCCGAAGAAAAGGATTAATTTTTATTTTTTTAGCGGCATTTCTTTTCCTGGGTCAAATTTCCTTTAAAGAATGGCTTACATTAAAACAAGAAGTTTTTTTGTTAGGGTATAGATTTACCCAGGCAAAAATTTATCTGTATCAAGATATAACTGTAGTAAGTAAAAAGCCTATACCCCAAAGCTATTTAATAAAAGTAAACAACCTTTTTCAAAAAGAAAAAAAGTATTTTTCTTATGAAGGTAAAGAGCGGGTAGTAATTATTTTTCAAAAAAAACAAAGTTTAGGGGGGTTATTTTCCCCGCCAAGTGAGGGGTATTACTGGGGAGGAGTTGTTTATCTTTCTGAGGATTTAGAAAGTAAAGCCTTAGCCCATGAAATGGCCCATTTTTTACTAGACCTTAAAACCGGTGGTAAACTTTCGCGCTATTTACACGAAGGGCTTGCCCAGTGGATAGAAGTTAATCTTGGTTTACCCCCTGCTTTTTTGGGAGATGAAAAGAAAGTATTTATTTCAATTCTTGAATTAGAAAAAAACCTCGATGATGCCGAAAATCAGTATGCTGCTTATCGGCAAAGTTATTATTTTATCAAGTTTTTAGAAAAGAAAAAGGGTAGAGAGGGGATAGATAAATTTTTAGAGGAAGTAAAAAGAAGCGGAAAAGATAAAGCTTTTATAAAGGTTTACGGTGAACGGGAAAAAGATCTCTTTAAAAACTTTATAATTTGGTATAAATTAAATATGCCGTTTTAG
- a CDS encoding AbrB/MazE/SpoVT family DNA-binding domain-containing protein yields MMKSTGIVRKVDELGRVVIPIELRRTLGIEEKDALEIYVDNEKIILKKYEPACIFCGNAANVHHYKGKLVCTDCLKSLAEDAKAI; encoded by the coding sequence ATCATGAAATCGACTGGAATAGTCAGAAAAGTAGATGAGCTCGGCCGGGTAGTTATCCCCATTGAGCTGAGAAGAACTTTGGGCATTGAAGAAAAGGATGCTCTGGAAATTTACGTTGACAACGAAAAAATCATCCTCAAAAAGTACGAACCTGCCTGCATTTTCTGCGGTAACGCCGCAAACGTACATCATTATAAAGGTAAGCTCGTTTGCACCGACTGCTTAAAATCTTTGGCTGAGGACGCAAAAGCAATATAA
- the metG gene encoding methionine--tRNA ligase, with protein MGKSFYITTPIYYPSDTLHIGHAYTTVAADTMARFKRMTGHDVWFLTGSDEHGQKIERKAKSKGLSPKEYVDPIVESFKELWRLLDISYNDFIRTTEERHKKVVQAIFQKLYEQGDIYKSAYEGWYCTPCETFWTEGKLIDGNCPDCGRPVEWVREESYFFKMSKYADKLLKHIEENPEFIVPESRRNEMINFIKQGLEDLCVSRTTFNWGIPVPFDPKHVAYVWVDALTNYISALGYGTEDDKLFQKYWPADVHLVGKDIVRFHTVIWPIILLALGVELPKKVVGHGWFVLEGGKMSKSKGNVVDPVKLIEKYGVDAVRYFLVREMPLGLDAVYSEEALINRINVDLANDLGNLLNRTLSMLEKFLGGEIPLPYEYEEIDREVIDLAQALPKETEELMNKFDLAGALANIWRLVTRLNKYIDEVAPWSLNKEGKIERLKTVLYVVLEGYRFITVLLKPVMPNFPAKVAAQLGVSEEDLFTWESLSNWGRLPAGVKTKKGEPLFPRLDPEVMLNPVGDVEPTSGGETAGAALADKKEEISVTEQIPEKSLITIDEFAKIELKVAKVLEAERVPKTDRLLKLKVTLGDEERTIVAGIAQYYEPEALVGKQLVIVANLQPAKLRGIESQGMILAASGNGNLQVLFVDDQIPPGSKVK; from the coding sequence GTGGGTAAGAGTTTTTATATAACAACACCAATTTATTATCCCAGTGATACCTTACATATTGGTCATGCTTATACCACAGTGGCAGCGGATACCATGGCCCGGTTTAAGAGGATGACAGGGCATGATGTCTGGTTTTTAACCGGTTCCGATGAACACGGTCAGAAAATTGAAAGGAAAGCTAAAAGCAAAGGGCTTTCTCCCAAGGAATATGTTGATCCGATTGTCGAAAGCTTTAAAGAATTATGGCGGCTTTTGGACATCAGCTATAACGATTTTATCCGCACTACCGAAGAGCGGCATAAAAAAGTGGTACAGGCGATCTTTCAAAAACTGTACGAGCAGGGAGATATCTATAAGTCTGCCTATGAAGGCTGGTACTGCACTCCCTGTGAAACCTTCTGGACCGAAGGAAAACTTATTGACGGCAACTGTCCTGACTGCGGCCGACCGGTAGAGTGGGTACGGGAAGAAAGCTATTTCTTTAAAATGTCAAAATACGCGGATAAGCTTTTAAAGCATATTGAAGAAAATCCGGAATTTATTGTTCCCGAATCTCGTAGAAACGAAATGATAAATTTTATAAAGCAGGGGTTAGAAGACCTGTGTGTTTCGCGGACGACCTTTAACTGGGGGATACCGGTACCTTTTGATCCAAAGCACGTGGCGTATGTTTGGGTCGATGCCCTGACCAATTATATTTCCGCTTTGGGTTATGGAACAGAAGATGACAAGCTTTTCCAGAAATACTGGCCGGCGGATGTCCACTTGGTCGGTAAAGACATTGTCCGTTTTCATACGGTAATCTGGCCAATAATTTTGTTAGCCCTTGGGGTAGAATTACCCAAAAAAGTGGTAGGTCACGGCTGGTTTGTTTTAGAAGGGGGCAAGATGTCTAAGTCAAAAGGCAATGTTGTTGACCCGGTAAAATTAATTGAAAAATACGGAGTGGATGCGGTTCGCTACTTTTTAGTCCGGGAAATGCCTTTAGGTTTGGATGCGGTTTATTCGGAAGAAGCGTTAATTAATCGAATAAATGTTGACTTAGCCAATGACCTTGGTAATCTTTTAAATCGCACCCTGTCCATGTTGGAAAAGTTTTTAGGGGGCGAAATACCTCTACCGTATGAGTATGAAGAAATCGACAGAGAAGTAATTGACCTTGCTCAGGCGCTGCCTAAAGAAACGGAAGAGTTAATGAATAAGTTTGACCTGGCGGGGGCGTTAGCTAATATCTGGCGGCTTGTTACCAGGCTAAATAAATATATCGATGAAGTGGCTCCCTGGAGTTTAAACAAGGAAGGCAAAATTGAGCGGTTAAAGACCGTCCTTTACGTGGTGCTGGAAGGATATAGGTTTATCACCGTTTTACTAAAACCCGTAATGCCCAACTTCCCGGCAAAAGTTGCAGCTCAGTTAGGTGTTAGTGAGGAAGACCTCTTTACCTGGGAATCTTTATCCAACTGGGGACGACTCCCGGCAGGGGTAAAAACGAAAAAAGGTGAGCCGTTATTCCCCCGCCTTGACCCTGAAGTAATGTTAAATCCCGTAGGGGACGTAGAGCCAACTTCCGGTGGCGAAACCGCAGGTGCGGCTTTAGCTGATAAAAAGGAGGAAATATCTGTGACCGAACAAATCCCAGAAAAATCTCTCATTACTATAGACGAATTTGCTAAAATAGAGCTAAAGGTTGCTAAGGTTCTTGAGGCTGAACGGGTTCCCAAAACTGATAGGCTTTTAAAGCTAAAAGTTACCCTTGGAGACGAAGAACGCACCATTGTCGCCGGTATTGCCCAGTATTATGAACCAGAAGCCTTAGTAGGAAAACAGCTGGTTATTGTAGCAAACTTGCAGCCAGCAAAATTACGGGGTATCGAATCCCAGGGTATGATATTAGCAGCTTCCGGCAATGGAAATCTTCAAGTATTATTTGTTGACGACCAGATCCCACCAGGAAGCAAAGTAAAATAA
- a CDS encoding TatD family hydrolase encodes MLIDSHAHLNDPKFKNDLEEVLKRARQNGVVKIITVGYDLPTSEEAVRLADKYPEIYAAVGIHPQYAKTLNDRVYDRLYQLLDHPRVVALGEIGLDFYRDLSPRDIQREAFIRQLKLVREKGKPVIIHDRDAHQEVFDILKEHAKGVFGVIHCFSGSVELAERYIKELNFFISLAGPLTFKNNVKGKEVAKKVPLDYLLVETDCPYLTPEPFRGRRNEPGLVTLVAEEIARIKGLPKEEAFLAFTANTKKLFNL; translated from the coding sequence ATGCTTATTGACAGTCACGCCCATTTAAACGACCCAAAATTTAAAAATGACTTAGAAGAGGTTTTAAAACGGGCCCGGCAAAACGGTGTAGTAAAGATTATCACTGTAGGCTATGATCTTCCCACATCGGAAGAAGCAGTAAGATTAGCGGATAAATATCCGGAAATTTACGCCGCTGTAGGCATCCATCCCCAATATGCCAAAACCCTAAATGACCGGGTTTATGATCGTCTCTACCAGCTTTTAGACCATCCCCGGGTAGTGGCCTTAGGGGAAATTGGCCTTGATTTTTACCGGGATTTATCACCGCGGGATATCCAGCGGGAAGCTTTTATCCGCCAGTTAAAACTTGTCCGGGAAAAAGGAAAGCCGGTTATTATTCACGACCGGGATGCCCACCAGGAGGTTTTTGACATCTTAAAGGAACATGCAAAGGGCGTTTTCGGGGTAATACACTGCTTTTCCGGCTCGGTGGAGCTTGCAGAAAGGTATATTAAGGAGCTTAATTTTTTCATCTCCTTAGCGGGACCTCTTACTTTTAAAAACAATGTCAAAGGAAAAGAAGTCGCTAAAAAAGTGCCGCTGGACTACCTTTTAGTGGAAACCGACTGTCCTTATCTAACCCCGGAACCTTTTCGGGGGCGGAGAAACGAGCCGGGCTTAGTAACCCTGGTGGCCGAAGAAATCGCCCGGATAAAAGGTTTGCCCAAAGAAGAAGCCTTTTTGGCTTTTACTGCCAACACAAAAAAGCTATTTAATTTGTAG
- the cobO gene encoding cob(I)yrinic acid a,c-diamide adenosyltransferase, with the protein MGKEKGLVLVFTGNGKGKTTSALGMAFRAWGQGMRILVLQFIKGGWKYGELKAAEALGERFVMRQLGEGFLSEEKFDEHRRAAQEALIEAKKEILSGNWDMIILDEIIYSIGYGLVDEEQVLDLIKIKPEKLHLVLTGRNASERIIDAADLVSEIREIKHPYQKGIPAQKGIEF; encoded by the coding sequence ATGGGGAAAGAGAAGGGGCTTGTCCTGGTTTTTACCGGAAATGGCAAGGGTAAGACTACCTCAGCTTTAGGCATGGCCTTTCGGGCCTGGGGGCAGGGGATGCGGATTTTAGTTTTACAGTTTATTAAAGGTGGCTGGAAATATGGAGAGTTAAAAGCTGCCGAAGCTTTAGGGGAGCGTTTTGTTATGCGCCAGCTCGGGGAAGGCTTTTTATCCGAAGAAAAATTTGACGAGCACCGTAGGGCTGCCCAGGAAGCTTTAATTGAGGCTAAAAAAGAGATTCTCTCAGGAAACTGGGATATGATAATTCTTGATGAAATCATTTACTCCATTGGCTATGGCCTTGTTGACGAAGAACAGGTGCTGGATTTAATAAAAATTAAACCGGAAAAACTCCATCTAGTTTTAACGGGAAGAAATGCCTCAGAGCGGATAATTGATGCGGCAGATTTAGTCTCAGAAATCCGGGAAATAAAGCATCCCTACCAAAAAGGTATTCCTGCCCAAAAAGGAATCGAGTTTTAA
- a CDS encoding ubiquitin-like domain-containing protein → MKEWYIPDVKTAVIPRYKKRTGVLGLALGLILILIFGVSYYIYIVKEVTIVDDGKTLVLKTKAATVEELLKETNRILGLKDTINVPLTAKLKEGEKIVINRAKPVKIAVDGREIKLLTVAKTIADAIKEAGITVGPQDIVEPSPSELVGINTEVKIIRVKVEEKTQEVALAFRTIKRPTNGLFKGRTKVLTKGKTGLARTYYKITYYDGKVVKKEVVKQEVVKKPVDEVILVGTKDTVSRGGKVIRFSRVIEVVATAYTHTGYRTATGVYPHRGVVAVDPDVIPYGTRLYIDGYGYGTALDTGSAIKGARVDLFFDSYGEAISWGRRFTRVYVLE, encoded by the coding sequence ATGAAAGAATGGTATATACCTGATGTAAAGACCGCAGTAATTCCCAGGTATAAAAAGAGAACCGGGGTTCTGGGGCTGGCATTGGGGCTTATTTTAATTTTAATTTTCGGCGTAAGCTATTATATCTATATCGTAAAAGAAGTTACCATTGTGGACGATGGCAAAACGTTGGTGTTAAAAACCAAAGCCGCAACGGTAGAGGAGCTTTTAAAAGAAACAAACCGTATCTTAGGATTAAAAGATACAATTAATGTACCGTTAACCGCTAAATTAAAAGAAGGAGAAAAGATAGTCATTAACCGGGCTAAACCGGTGAAAATTGCTGTTGATGGACGAGAAATTAAGCTATTAACCGTTGCTAAAACCATTGCCGATGCTATTAAAGAAGCGGGGATTACCGTTGGCCCTCAGGACATTGTAGAGCCTTCCCCTTCGGAATTAGTTGGCATTAATACCGAAGTAAAAATAATTCGGGTCAAGGTAGAAGAAAAGACCCAGGAGGTAGCTCTGGCTTTCCGGACTATTAAGAGGCCTACTAACGGCCTTTTTAAAGGCCGGACCAAAGTTTTAACTAAAGGGAAAACTGGCCTTGCCCGCACTTACTATAAAATAACTTATTACGACGGTAAAGTGGTAAAAAAAGAAGTGGTAAAACAAGAAGTGGTTAAAAAACCGGTGGATGAAGTAATCCTCGTTGGAACTAAAGACACCGTCTCCCGGGGAGGCAAAGTTATTAGATTTTCCCGGGTAATAGAAGTAGTGGCTACTGCCTACACCCATACCGGCTACCGTACAGCTACCGGAGTTTATCCCCACCGGGGTGTGGTGGCGGTGGATCCCGATGTTATCCCTTACGGTACCCGGCTTTATATCGACGGCTACGGCTATGGTACCGCTTTAGACACTGGTAGTGCCATAAAAGGGGCCAGGGTAGACCTTTTCTTTGATAGCTACGGCGAAGCGATAAGCTGGGGGCGAAGATTTACCCGCGTATATGTGTTAGAATAA
- the rsmA gene encoding 16S rRNA (adenine(1518)-N(6)/adenine(1519)-N(6))-dimethyltransferase RsmA, whose protein sequence is MNLWSPNTLKEILAKHNLTLYHGLGQHFLTDYGILSKIIEKAEIKKTDGVLEIGPGAGVLTRLLAKASKKVVALEIDKKLLPVLAETTGDLGNVVVVNADAREVDFDRVMAEHTNGEFGFQGKPYLIVANLPYYATSPLIFKVFEEGCNVFSMTLMMQKEVAERIIAKPGSKAYGSLSVACQFFSDPKIVLKVPRTVFFPPPDVESAVVRFTLKENLLTPDERQNFFRVVRAAFAMRRKTIAKSLSGVLGLERDCVEEILLKTGINPSFRAEQVSPEHFYHLSQIMMRCLTKELGS, encoded by the coding sequence ATGAATCTTTGGTCGCCCAATACTCTAAAAGAAATCTTGGCAAAACATAATCTTACCTTATACCACGGCTTGGGCCAGCATTTTTTGACCGATTATGGGATATTATCTAAAATAATAGAGAAAGCAGAAATTAAAAAAACCGATGGGGTTTTAGAAATAGGGCCGGGAGCTGGAGTATTAACCCGGCTTTTAGCCAAGGCTTCAAAAAAAGTCGTGGCTCTGGAAATTGACAAAAAGCTTTTACCGGTCCTAGCTGAAACTACCGGGGACCTGGGGAATGTTGTGGTGGTAAATGCCGATGCCCGGGAAGTAGATTTTGACCGGGTAATGGCGGAGCATACCAACGGTGAATTTGGCTTTCAGGGAAAACCTTACTTAATCGTAGCTAATTTACCTTATTATGCCACGAGCCCTTTAATCTTTAAAGTGTTTGAAGAAGGGTGTAATGTTTTCAGCATGACCTTAATGATGCAAAAGGAAGTTGCCGAAAGAATAATAGCAAAACCCGGTAGCAAAGCTTATGGCAGCTTGTCGGTTGCCTGCCAGTTTTTTTCTGATCCAAAAATAGTTTTAAAAGTTCCGCGTACTGTTTTTTTCCCGCCGCCGGATGTGGAGTCGGCGGTGGTAAGATTTACATTAAAAGAAAATCTACTTACCCCAGATGAGCGGCAAAACTTTTTCCGGGTGGTCCGGGCGGCTTTTGCAATGCGCCGAAAAACCATCGCCAAATCGCTGTCCGGGGTTTTGGGCTTAGAGCGGGATTGTGTAGAGGAGATTTTATTAAAGACCGGGATAAATCCCAGTTTTCGGGCAGAACAAGTAAGTCCGGAACATTTTTACCACCTAAGCCAAATAATGATGAGATGCCTCACAAAGGAATTAGGCAGCTAA
- a CDS encoding ribonuclease H-like YkuK family protein — translation MPKKREEIYFSPTKGLLTFTRVMEDIEAYIAGLPTSSYKIIIGSDSQAKNDETVFVTAIVVHRIGKGARYYYKKKSERHVVSLRQKIFFETALSLEVGSQVAHYFSKHGRSELPVEIHIDVGNKGETRELIKEVVGMVLGSGFTPKIKPEAYGATSVADKYTK, via the coding sequence ATGCCCAAAAAGCGGGAAGAAATTTATTTTAGCCCGACTAAAGGCCTTCTTACCTTTACCCGGGTGATGGAAGATATCGAAGCCTACATTGCAGGACTCCCAACGTCTTCTTATAAAATTATCATTGGCTCCGACTCCCAGGCTAAAAACGATGAAACGGTGTTTGTGACGGCCATTGTAGTGCACCGGATCGGCAAAGGGGCTCGCTACTACTATAAGAAAAAAAGCGAGCGGCATGTAGTAAGCTTACGGCAAAAAATTTTTTTTGAAACCGCTTTAAGCTTGGAAGTTGGAAGCCAGGTTGCTCACTACTTTTCCAAACACGGACGTTCAGAACTGCCGGTGGAAATCCACATCGATGTAGGCAATAAAGGCGAGACCCGGGAGCTCATTAAAGAAGTGGTAGGGATGGTCTTAGGCTCCGGCTTTACTCCTAAAATTAAGCCGGAAGCGTATGGAGCAACGTCGGTGGCGGATAAGTATACCAAATAG
- a CDS encoding DUF6385 domain-containing protein — protein sequence MPNFKVLQDQPEKLKNQAYGFDGTVVRPLKTDDTGRPDIRPLANSTDSILVYGNDGTTNQVLKTNSSGYVAVYTDGATALNITATDFDIRNLSNIQDNILIYGYDGTQNRAIKTDASGNLLSSTIRTFSEYTEAVITGDTYTGSTAQDVSTMATYTMFVKNTGATNSATVKLQISPNNSDWLDDSAEVTLTPGSSTAFTVSTFLRYIRVAYKSTLPGQSTDLSVIFQGQS from the coding sequence ATGCCTAACTTTAAAGTTTTGCAGGATCAGCCAGAAAAACTAAAAAACCAGGCGTACGGCTTTGATGGTACAGTTGTTCGGCCACTTAAAACAGATGATACAGGGCGTCCGGATATCAGACCTTTAGCAAATTCCACCGATAGTATCTTGGTTTACGGCAACGATGGTACCACCAACCAGGTTCTAAAAACCAATAGTTCCGGTTACGTTGCCGTTTACACCGACGGTGCCACCGCTTTAAACATTACCGCTACTGACTTTGATATCAGAAATCTTTCCAACATCCAAGATAACATCCTTATTTATGGTTACGACGGCACCCAGAATCGGGCCATTAAAACCGATGCTAGCGGAAACCTTCTGTCATCTACAATCCGTACATTTAGCGAGTATACCGAAGCGGTAATCACCGGTGATACCTACACCGGCTCCACAGCCCAGGACGTATCAACTATGGCCACCTACACCATGTTTGTAAAAAATACCGGCGCCACCAATTCAGCTACCGTAAAGCTCCAGATAAGCCCCAACAACTCCGACTGGCTGGACGATTCAGCTGAAGTAACCCTCACTCCCGGAAGCAGCACTGCTTTTACTGTTTCTACTTTTCTTAGATACATCCGGGTAGCGTATAAATCCACCCTTCCTGGCCAATCCACCGATTTAAGCGTCATTTTCCAAGGACAGTCGTAA
- a CDS encoding DNRLRE domain-containing protein yields the protein MATKTIKPPRSDTYVVYPNIYGSIFGQRELFVGRSYNKTYRSYIFFDLTGLEGYEIRSATLSLYLFFNSIPAIVKTLKLFRVISSWDEKLLNWYNQPSVALPEEGEVTITGEVNTFIDFNITNLVRSWLIGDSANFGVLLRMANEVQNNLIGFKSREEGYSDYWPKLTVEYTRNLNDKIDQEFIVVAGINWKYLPAIDVLTLNYSFIIENFGSTPGEVVLEVGADGVSWVRDSEVKLLLPGQILILIPNVITRYARVAYRGSQFKIYFQGRNF from the coding sequence ATGGCTACCAAAACCATAAAACCTCCAAGAAGTGATACGTATGTGGTGTATCCAAATATTTACGGTTCAATCTTTGGGCAAAGAGAGCTATTTGTCGGAAGGTCCTATAATAAAACTTACCGCTCCTATATATTTTTTGACCTGACCGGTCTTGAAGGCTATGAGATAAGGTCAGCAACCTTGTCTTTATATCTTTTTTTTAACTCCATTCCTGCAATTGTAAAAACTTTAAAATTATTTCGGGTAATTTCTTCCTGGGATGAAAAACTTTTAAACTGGTACAACCAACCTTCCGTTGCGCTACCTGAGGAAGGAGAAGTTACTATTACCGGGGAAGTGAACACCTTTATAGATTTTAATATTACAAACCTGGTAAGAAGCTGGCTTATTGGGGATAGTGCTAATTTTGGAGTGCTTTTACGGATGGCCAATGAGGTCCAAAATAATTTAATTGGCTTTAAAAGCCGGGAAGAAGGTTATTCCGATTACTGGCCAAAACTTACAGTAGAGTACACCAGAAATTTAAATGATAAAATTGACCAAGAATTTATTGTTGTTGCAGGGATAAATTGGAAATATCTTCCTGCGATAGATGTTTTAACTTTAAATTATAGCTTTATTATTGAAAATTTCGGAAGCACACCCGGAGAGGTTGTTTTAGAAGTTGGCGCTGATGGTGTTTCGTGGGTGAGGGATAGCGAAGTAAAACTGTTATTGCCAGGACAAATTTTAATCCTTATTCCCAACGTGATTACCCGATATGCTCGGGTGGCTTATCGAGGTTCGCAATTTAAAATTTATTTTCAGGGACGAAACTTTTAA
- the yabG gene encoding sporulation peptidase YabG, protein MISVGDIVARKSYGMDIYFRVVEVNKKNNVEIAHLKGIDVRLCADAPLTDLVKINTADYQRYLSRIMDKVREKKDYIRKERNLRYYMRGDQGEQYFKRPGTVLHLDGDPNYLEMCLHTYQELNIPSYGYVVPEKDQPERVEELYYKHLPDIVVLTGHDALLKNKSNLKDLNSYRNSRYFVEAVRILRQKIDRDKDNLVIFAGACQSYFEALLEAGANFASAPERVLIHAYDPVFVAEKIAYSSIYDPLTVREVVINTITGSKGIGGVDTRGKLRLGFPMV, encoded by the coding sequence GTGATTTCAGTAGGTGATATAGTTGCTAGAAAGTCTTATGGGATGGATATTTACTTTCGAGTAGTGGAGGTTAATAAAAAAAATAATGTGGAAATAGCTCATTTAAAAGGCATAGATGTTCGCTTATGTGCCGATGCTCCCTTAACGGATTTGGTGAAAATTAATACGGCTGATTACCAGAGATATCTAAGTCGCATAATGGATAAGGTCCGGGAAAAAAAAGATTATATAAGGAAAGAAAGGAACTTAAGGTATTATATGCGGGGAGACCAGGGGGAGCAGTATTTTAAAAGGCCGGGAACGGTTTTGCACTTAGATGGAGATCCCAATTATTTAGAAATGTGCTTACACACTTATCAGGAGTTAAATATACCGTCATATGGCTATGTTGTGCCAGAAAAAGACCAGCCAGAGCGCGTTGAAGAACTTTATTATAAGCATTTACCGGATATTGTAGTATTAACCGGACACGATGCTCTTTTAAAAAATAAATCAAATCTTAAAGATTTAAATAGTTATCGCAACTCCCGCTATTTCGTAGAAGCGGTTAGAATTTTACGGCAAAAGATAGACCGGGATAAAGATAATCTTGTTATTTTTGCTGGTGCCTGTCAATCGTATTTTGAAGCTTTACTTGAAGCGGGAGCAAATTTTGCAAGTGCTCCGGAAAGGGTTTTAATCCATGCCTATGATCCTGTTTTTGTTGCTGAAAAAATAGCTTATTCCTCAATTTACGATCCCTTAACGGTGAGAGAAGTAGTAATTAACACTATAACCGGGTCTAAAGGTATAGGTGGAGTAGATACCCGGGGTAAATTGCGGCTTGGTTTTCCTATGGTTTAG